The Methanocorpusculum vombati genomic interval GGAACGGACGGAGTTGTAGGTGCAGAGGAAGAGGACGGACGGCATAGGGATCTCTGGTTTGCGGTGCAGGATAATAATTCTTGGGAAGGTACGCGGAAACGATACAGACTTAGTAATTCCGCACGATAATCTCCTCAGCCCCGCGCCGTCCCGCAACCTTCGCATTAATATACCGCAGAACCTGCACCCGTTCCACCGAGAACTCCGCATACATATCCAGAATCTCCGGCGCAACCGAGTTTGACAGCATCACCTGCGCACCCCGCCGGTCTGCCTCCCGGAACATCGCAAACAGCCGTTCCTGTTCTGCCATCCCGAACGTTCCCGTCGTATAGGAGGTAAAGTTCGCCGTTGCCGAGACCGGTAAATACGGCGGGTCCAGATATACAAAGTCCCCGCCCGAAATATGCGGCAGAACACCTGCAAAATCCCCTTCCAACAGAACAGCCGGCTCAAGCGCAGTCGCCAGTGCCTTCAGCACGGTTTCCTCCCCGAACTGTGGCGGCTTTGCATACCTCCCGAACGGAATATTATACTCGCCTCTCCGGTTCACCCGCCACAGCCCGTTATACCCGTGATGATTCAGATACAAAAACAGCGCAGCACGCTCCACACATGCATCCGTGCCCCGGATTGCATTAAACCGCCTCCTGCA includes:
- a CDS encoding DNA adenine methylase; this translates as MTKSSLPRPVVKWAGGKRQLLGELAERCPEDFENYFEPFFGGGALYLYLWKTGAMRGKAFLNDANPELINLYRMVRDRAAELADAVQQPEFLNTREAYLACRRRFNAIRGTDACVERAALFLYLNHHGYNGLWRVNRRGEYNIPFGRYAKPPQFGEETVLKALATALEPAVLLEGDFAGVLPHISGGDFVYLDPPYLPVSATANFTSYTTGTFGMAEQERLFAMFREADRRGAQVMLSNSVAPEILDMYAEFSVERVQVLRYINAKVAGRRGAEEIIVRNY